From a region of the Nothobranchius furzeri strain GRZ-AD chromosome 12, NfurGRZ-RIMD1, whole genome shotgun sequence genome:
- the ern1 gene encoding serine/threonine-protein kinase/endoribonuclease IRE1 isoform X2, which produces MDWPGRNQVLMCCVLGLLCCAGLPQQGLCSASTVSLPENLLFVSTLDGNLHAVSKKSGSIKWTLKEDPVLQVPTHVAEPAFLPDPNDGSLYSLGGKNSKGLTKLPFTIPELVQASPCRSSDGILYMGKKQDLWYVVDLLTGEKQQTLTSSFAEVFCPSSSLLYLGRTEYTITMYDTKSRELRWNATYSDYASTLPDDDTKYKMAHFVSNGDGLVVTVDSETGDVQWVQNYNSPVVAMYIWQREGLRKIPHTNVAVETLRYLTFMSGEVGRITRWKYPFPKETKPTNKFMATLYVGKYSTSLYASPSLVHDGVTVVPRGKTFPLLEGPDSQEMEEDKECVITPSTRVKPNAGLREQNRVNFMRNYLLLIGHHETPPDAHTKILEKFPDSFPRSPGNVIPPTTDKKVEEINDSGMDDGPTAGFPETAILEPGTGGRALRSEAPVDSMLKDMASIIFSTFLLAGWVAFVIIYPKSVHKQQQLQHQEFQRQMEERLELLQKQQPFSPADVGSADADYLEVTRTRSEYSDHSSPNVTPRASNHSNVSVSEFGSSANEHEDNEEDSCTVRVGNIAFHPKHVLGHGAEGTIVYRGRFDNRSVAVKRILPECFSFADREVQLLRESDEHPNVIRYFCTERDRQFQYIAIELCIATLQEYVEKKDFGRHGLEPVTLLQQTMSGLTHLHSLKIVHRDLKPHNILVSMPNAHGRVRAMISDFGLCKKLAVGRHSFSRRSGVPGTEGWIAPEVLSEDSKDNPTCAVDIFSAGCVFYYVVSEGSHPFGKSLQRQANILLGAYSLDYLQSDKHVDIVARDLIEQMLSMDPQRRPSAESVLKHPFFWSLEKELQFFQDVSDRIEKEALDGPIVRQLERGGRAVVKGDWRAHITVPLQTDLRKFRSYKGGSVRDLLRAMRNKKHHYRELPAEVQETLGSIPDDFVSYFTSRFPHLLMHTYLAMRTCAPERPFLPYYSADQLQKTQSQCAQTGLQRPTEPSTLHPHTLEPLLQHQEPSHSKPSSPNRPASLQTEQTAERGPSTETEPNGQNSSESFSVSLMQTDPGQLDTHMLALNSEPV; this is translated from the exons gggcttTGCAGTGCCAGCACAGTTTCCCTTCCTGAAAACCTGCTGTTTGTGTCCACCTTGGATGGAAACTTGCACGCTGTCAGCAAGAAATCCGGCTCCATCAAATGGACTCTGAAAGAAG atccAGTTCTTCAGGTCCCCACACATGTAGCTGA GCCAGCGTTTCTGCCGGACCCCAACGATGGCAGCTTGTATTCTCTGGGAGGGAAAAACAGCAAAGGCCTGACC AAATTGCCGTTCACCATCCCTGAGCTGGTCCAAGCTTCTCCCTGTCGGAGCTCTGATGGAATCCTTTACATGG GTAAAAAGCAGGACTTGTGGTATGTGGTGGATCTGCTGACGGGTGAAAAACAGCAAACTCTGACTTCCTCCTTCGCTGAGGTCTTCTGTCCCTCATCTTCTCTTCTCTATCTGGGACGCAcgg AGTACACCATCACCATGTACGACACAAAGAGCAGGGAGCTGCGCTGGAATGCTACTTATTCAGACTACGCCTCCACCCTCCCTGACGATGACACCAAATACA AGATGGCCCACTTTGTGTCCAACGGCGACGGACTGGTGGTGACGGTGGACAGCGAAACCGGAGATGTGCAGTGGGTCCAGAACTACAACTCTCCGGTGGTGGCCATGTACATCTGGCAGCGCGAGGGTCTGCGCAAAATCCCCCACACCAACGTTGCCGTGGAAACCCTGCGCTACCTCACCTTCATGTCTGGAGAGGTTGGCCGCATCACTCGGTGGAAATATCCATTTCCAAAGGAAACCAAGCCCACCAATAAATTCAT GGCCACTTTATATGTGGGTAAATACTCCACCAGCCTGTATGCATCTCCCTCCCTGGTACACGATGGGGTTACCGTAGTG cctcGCGGCAAAACCTTCCCCCTGCTGGAGGGCCCCGACAGCCAGGAGATGGAGGAGGACAAGGAGTGTGTCATCACGCCCAGCACAAGGGTGAAACCCAACGCTGGGCTCCGGGAGCAAAACCGGGTCAACTTCATGAGAAACTACCTGCTCCTAATCG GTCATCATGAGACGCCTCCCGATGCTCACACAAAGATTCTGGAAAAGTTTCCCGACAGCTTCCCTCGTAGCCCGGGCAACGTCATCCCACCAACCACTGATAAGAAAGTAGAGGAG ATCAACGATAGTGGTATGGATGATGGACCTACTGCAGGTTTTCCCGAGACAGCCATCCTGGAGCCTGGCACCGGGGGTCGGGCCCTGCGTTCCGAGGCTCCTGTGGACTCTATGTTGAAAGACATGGCCAGCATCATATTCTCCACTTTCCTTCTGGCTGGCTGGGTGGCTTTTGTTATCATCTACCCCAAA AGCGTGcacaagcagcagcagctgcaacACCAGGAGTTCCAGAGGCAGATGGAGGAGAGGCTGGAGCTGCTCCAGAAGCAGCAGCCCTTCTCTCCAGCAGACGTGGGGTCTGCAGACGCCGACTACCTGGAGGTGACCCGCACTCGCTCCGAGTACTCAGACCACAGCAGCCCTAACGTCACCCCCCGAGCCTCCAACCACTCCAACGTGTCCGTGTCGGAGTTTGGAAGCTCGGCCAATGAGCACGAAGATAACG AGGAAGATTCTTGCACTGTCAGAGTGGGCAACATAGCTTTCCATCCCAAACACGTCCTGGGCCATGGTGCTGAGGGGACCATTGTGTACAG GGGGCGCTTTGACAACCGCTCAGTGGCAGTGAAGAGAATCCTCCCAGAGTGCTTCAGCTTCGCAGACCGAGAGGTTCAGCTGCTCCGAGAGTCTGATGAGCATCCGAACGTCATCCGCTACTTCTGCACCGAGAGGGACCGGCAGTTCCAGTACATTGCCATCGAGCTGTGCATCGCCACGCTTCAGGAG TATGTGGAGAAAAAGGATTTCGGTCGTCATGGACTCGAACCCGTCACTCTTCTGCAGCAGACCATGTCAGGACTAACACATCTGCACTCTCTCAAGATAG TCCACAGAGACCTCAAACCCCACAACATCCTGGTGTCCATGCCCAACGCCCACGGACGAGTCAGAGCTATGATCTCAGACTTCGGCTTGTGTAAAAAGCTCGCCGTGGGACGCCACAGTTTCAGCAGAAGGTCTGGGGTTCCGGGCACCGAGGGTTGGATCGCTCCAGAGGTTCTGAGTGAGGACTCTAAAGACAATCCA ACCTGCGCGGTGGACATCTTCTCTGCTGGCTGTGTTTTTTACTACGTGGTATCTGAGGGAAGTCACCCCTTTGGAAAGTCTCTGCAGAGACAAGCAAACATCCTGCTGGGCGCCTACAGCCTCGACTACCTGCAGAGTGACAAAcatg TGGACATTGTAGCCAGAGATCTAATAGAACAGATGCTGAGCATGGATCCCCAAAGAAGACCTTCAGCTGAAAGTGTTCTCAAACACCCTTTCTTCTGGAGTCTGGAGAAAGAGCTGCAGTTCTTTCAG GATGTGAGTGATCGAATAGAGAAGGAAGCACTGGACGGACCAATcgtgaggcagctggagagaggaGGGAGGGCTGTTGTCAAGGGTGACTGGAGAGCGCACATCACAGTACCGCTGCAGACGG ATCTGAGGAAGTTCCGCTCCTATAAGGGTGGTTCGGTCAGAGACCTGCTTCGTGCGATGAGAAACAAG AAACATCATTACCGAGAGCTTCCTGCCGAGGTGCAGGAGACTCTGGGCTCCATCCCTGATGACTTTGTCTCCTACTTCACGTCCCGTTTTCCACACCTGCTCATGCACACCTACCTGGCCATGCGGACCTGTGCACCTGAGAGGCCGTTCTTGCCTTATTACTCAGCAGACCAGCTTCAGAAAACACAGAGCCAGTGTGCACAGACTGGGCTACAAAGGCCAACTGAGCCAAGCACTCTGCACCCACACACATTAGAACCTTTGTTACAGCACCAAGAACCTTCACATTCAAAACCCTCATCACCAAACCGTCCTGCCTCGTTACAGACGGAGCAGACGGCAGAGCGAGGACCGTCCACAGAGACCGAGCCAAACGGCCAAAACTCATCCGAATCTTTTTCCGTTTCCTTGATGCAAACAGACCCTGGTCAGCTAGACACACACATGTTGGCTCTGAACAGTGAACCAGTGTGA
- the ern1 gene encoding serine/threonine-protein kinase/endoribonuclease IRE1 isoform X1: MDWPGRNQVLMCCVLGLLCCAGLPQQGLCSASTVSLPENLLFVSTLDGNLHAVSKKSGSIKWTLKEDPVLQVPTHVAEPAFLPDPNDGSLYSLGGKNSKGLTKLPFTIPELVQASPCRSSDGILYMGKKQDLWYVVDLLTGEKQQTLTSSFAEVFCPSSSLLYLGRTEYTITMYDTKSRELRWNATYSDYASTLPDDDTKYKMAHFVSNGDGLVVTVDSETGDVQWVQNYNSPVVAMYIWQREGLRKIPHTNVAVETLRYLTFMSGEVGRITRWKYPFPKETKPTNKFMATLYVGKYSTSLYASPSLVHDGVTVVPRGKTFPLLEGPDSQEMEEDKECVITPSTRVKPNAGLREQNRVNFMRNYLLLIGHHETPPDAHTKILEKFPDSFPRSPGNVIPPTTDKKVEEKINDSGMDDGPTAGFPETAILEPGTGGRALRSEAPVDSMLKDMASIIFSTFLLAGWVAFVIIYPKSVHKQQQLQHQEFQRQMEERLELLQKQQPFSPADVGSADADYLEVTRTRSEYSDHSSPNVTPRASNHSNVSVSEFGSSANEHEDNEEDSCTVRVGNIAFHPKHVLGHGAEGTIVYRGRFDNRSVAVKRILPECFSFADREVQLLRESDEHPNVIRYFCTERDRQFQYIAIELCIATLQEYVEKKDFGRHGLEPVTLLQQTMSGLTHLHSLKIVHRDLKPHNILVSMPNAHGRVRAMISDFGLCKKLAVGRHSFSRRSGVPGTEGWIAPEVLSEDSKDNPTCAVDIFSAGCVFYYVVSEGSHPFGKSLQRQANILLGAYSLDYLQSDKHVDIVARDLIEQMLSMDPQRRPSAESVLKHPFFWSLEKELQFFQDVSDRIEKEALDGPIVRQLERGGRAVVKGDWRAHITVPLQTDLRKFRSYKGGSVRDLLRAMRNKKHHYRELPAEVQETLGSIPDDFVSYFTSRFPHLLMHTYLAMRTCAPERPFLPYYSADQLQKTQSQCAQTGLQRPTEPSTLHPHTLEPLLQHQEPSHSKPSSPNRPASLQTEQTAERGPSTETEPNGQNSSESFSVSLMQTDPGQLDTHMLALNSEPV; this comes from the exons gggcttTGCAGTGCCAGCACAGTTTCCCTTCCTGAAAACCTGCTGTTTGTGTCCACCTTGGATGGAAACTTGCACGCTGTCAGCAAGAAATCCGGCTCCATCAAATGGACTCTGAAAGAAG atccAGTTCTTCAGGTCCCCACACATGTAGCTGA GCCAGCGTTTCTGCCGGACCCCAACGATGGCAGCTTGTATTCTCTGGGAGGGAAAAACAGCAAAGGCCTGACC AAATTGCCGTTCACCATCCCTGAGCTGGTCCAAGCTTCTCCCTGTCGGAGCTCTGATGGAATCCTTTACATGG GTAAAAAGCAGGACTTGTGGTATGTGGTGGATCTGCTGACGGGTGAAAAACAGCAAACTCTGACTTCCTCCTTCGCTGAGGTCTTCTGTCCCTCATCTTCTCTTCTCTATCTGGGACGCAcgg AGTACACCATCACCATGTACGACACAAAGAGCAGGGAGCTGCGCTGGAATGCTACTTATTCAGACTACGCCTCCACCCTCCCTGACGATGACACCAAATACA AGATGGCCCACTTTGTGTCCAACGGCGACGGACTGGTGGTGACGGTGGACAGCGAAACCGGAGATGTGCAGTGGGTCCAGAACTACAACTCTCCGGTGGTGGCCATGTACATCTGGCAGCGCGAGGGTCTGCGCAAAATCCCCCACACCAACGTTGCCGTGGAAACCCTGCGCTACCTCACCTTCATGTCTGGAGAGGTTGGCCGCATCACTCGGTGGAAATATCCATTTCCAAAGGAAACCAAGCCCACCAATAAATTCAT GGCCACTTTATATGTGGGTAAATACTCCACCAGCCTGTATGCATCTCCCTCCCTGGTACACGATGGGGTTACCGTAGTG cctcGCGGCAAAACCTTCCCCCTGCTGGAGGGCCCCGACAGCCAGGAGATGGAGGAGGACAAGGAGTGTGTCATCACGCCCAGCACAAGGGTGAAACCCAACGCTGGGCTCCGGGAGCAAAACCGGGTCAACTTCATGAGAAACTACCTGCTCCTAATCG GTCATCATGAGACGCCTCCCGATGCTCACACAAAGATTCTGGAAAAGTTTCCCGACAGCTTCCCTCGTAGCCCGGGCAACGTCATCCCACCAACCACTGATAAGAAAGTAGAGGAG AAGATCAACGATAGTGGTATGGATGATGGACCTACTGCAGGTTTTCCCGAGACAGCCATCCTGGAGCCTGGCACCGGGGGTCGGGCCCTGCGTTCCGAGGCTCCTGTGGACTCTATGTTGAAAGACATGGCCAGCATCATATTCTCCACTTTCCTTCTGGCTGGCTGGGTGGCTTTTGTTATCATCTACCCCAAA AGCGTGcacaagcagcagcagctgcaacACCAGGAGTTCCAGAGGCAGATGGAGGAGAGGCTGGAGCTGCTCCAGAAGCAGCAGCCCTTCTCTCCAGCAGACGTGGGGTCTGCAGACGCCGACTACCTGGAGGTGACCCGCACTCGCTCCGAGTACTCAGACCACAGCAGCCCTAACGTCACCCCCCGAGCCTCCAACCACTCCAACGTGTCCGTGTCGGAGTTTGGAAGCTCGGCCAATGAGCACGAAGATAACG AGGAAGATTCTTGCACTGTCAGAGTGGGCAACATAGCTTTCCATCCCAAACACGTCCTGGGCCATGGTGCTGAGGGGACCATTGTGTACAG GGGGCGCTTTGACAACCGCTCAGTGGCAGTGAAGAGAATCCTCCCAGAGTGCTTCAGCTTCGCAGACCGAGAGGTTCAGCTGCTCCGAGAGTCTGATGAGCATCCGAACGTCATCCGCTACTTCTGCACCGAGAGGGACCGGCAGTTCCAGTACATTGCCATCGAGCTGTGCATCGCCACGCTTCAGGAG TATGTGGAGAAAAAGGATTTCGGTCGTCATGGACTCGAACCCGTCACTCTTCTGCAGCAGACCATGTCAGGACTAACACATCTGCACTCTCTCAAGATAG TCCACAGAGACCTCAAACCCCACAACATCCTGGTGTCCATGCCCAACGCCCACGGACGAGTCAGAGCTATGATCTCAGACTTCGGCTTGTGTAAAAAGCTCGCCGTGGGACGCCACAGTTTCAGCAGAAGGTCTGGGGTTCCGGGCACCGAGGGTTGGATCGCTCCAGAGGTTCTGAGTGAGGACTCTAAAGACAATCCA ACCTGCGCGGTGGACATCTTCTCTGCTGGCTGTGTTTTTTACTACGTGGTATCTGAGGGAAGTCACCCCTTTGGAAAGTCTCTGCAGAGACAAGCAAACATCCTGCTGGGCGCCTACAGCCTCGACTACCTGCAGAGTGACAAAcatg TGGACATTGTAGCCAGAGATCTAATAGAACAGATGCTGAGCATGGATCCCCAAAGAAGACCTTCAGCTGAAAGTGTTCTCAAACACCCTTTCTTCTGGAGTCTGGAGAAAGAGCTGCAGTTCTTTCAG GATGTGAGTGATCGAATAGAGAAGGAAGCACTGGACGGACCAATcgtgaggcagctggagagaggaGGGAGGGCTGTTGTCAAGGGTGACTGGAGAGCGCACATCACAGTACCGCTGCAGACGG ATCTGAGGAAGTTCCGCTCCTATAAGGGTGGTTCGGTCAGAGACCTGCTTCGTGCGATGAGAAACAAG AAACATCATTACCGAGAGCTTCCTGCCGAGGTGCAGGAGACTCTGGGCTCCATCCCTGATGACTTTGTCTCCTACTTCACGTCCCGTTTTCCACACCTGCTCATGCACACCTACCTGGCCATGCGGACCTGTGCACCTGAGAGGCCGTTCTTGCCTTATTACTCAGCAGACCAGCTTCAGAAAACACAGAGCCAGTGTGCACAGACTGGGCTACAAAGGCCAACTGAGCCAAGCACTCTGCACCCACACACATTAGAACCTTTGTTACAGCACCAAGAACCTTCACATTCAAAACCCTCATCACCAAACCGTCCTGCCTCGTTACAGACGGAGCAGACGGCAGAGCGAGGACCGTCCACAGAGACCGAGCCAAACGGCCAAAACTCATCCGAATCTTTTTCCGTTTCCTTGATGCAAACAGACCCTGGTCAGCTAGACACACACATGTTGGCTCTGAACAGTGAACCAGTGTGA